In Streptomyces canus, one DNA window encodes the following:
- a CDS encoding MarR family winged helix-turn-helix transcriptional regulator, producing MAEQTRYEELIRQFSAFGAVKREIGRMMPSECPSGSAAVLTLLGRYGDMRMSRLSELLAVDMSVTSRHVAHVAERGWIERSPDPADKRSRILRLTPAGQALLDQLSRRTCHLLAERLSDWSDDEVAQLTALMARLRASFDDTRAHGPEPRPPVPPVREQITRTPATTQ from the coding sequence ATGGCCGAGCAGACGCGCTACGAGGAGCTGATCCGTCAGTTCAGCGCCTTCGGCGCCGTGAAGAGGGAGATCGGGCGGATGATGCCGTCCGAGTGCCCCTCCGGTTCCGCCGCCGTGCTGACCCTGCTCGGGCGCTACGGAGACATGCGCATGAGCAGGCTCTCCGAGCTGCTCGCCGTGGACATGTCCGTGACCAGTCGGCACGTGGCCCACGTCGCCGAGCGCGGCTGGATCGAACGCTCCCCCGACCCGGCGGACAAGCGCTCACGCATCCTGCGGCTGACGCCGGCCGGCCAGGCGCTCCTGGACCAGCTGTCCCGCCGGACCTGCCATCTGCTCGCCGAACGGCTGAGCGACTGGAGCGACGACGAGGTGGCCCAGCTGACCGCGCTGATGGCCCGCCTCCGGGCGAGCTTCGACGACACCCGCGCCCACGGCCCCGAACCACGGCCGCCCGTACCCCCCGTACGCGAACAGATCACCCGTACACCCGCGACCACCCAGTAA
- a CDS encoding RNA polymerase sigma factor SigF has translation MSADQGSSKVLTLTKSEAEPVLDDITAVEAAPAPVLPAPPTVSGAIDTRTLSRSLFLRLAALDENSPERAYVRDTLIELNLPLVRYAAARFRSRNEPMEDIVQVGTIGLIKAIDRFDCERGVEFPTFAMPTVVGEIKRFFRDTSWSVRVPRRLQELRLALTKASDELSQKLDRSPTVAELASVLGVSEEDVVDGLAVGNAYTASSLDSPAPEDDGGEGSLADRLGYEDTALEGVEYRESLKPLLAKLPPRERQIIMLRFFANMTQSQIGEEVGISQMHVSRLLTRTLAQLREGLISD, from the coding sequence ATGTCCGCAGATCAGGGCAGCTCGAAGGTGCTTACGCTCACAAAGAGCGAGGCTGAGCCAGTGCTCGACGACATCACGGCCGTCGAGGCGGCACCGGCCCCGGTCCTCCCGGCTCCCCCGACGGTGTCCGGAGCCATCGACACCCGCACCCTGTCCCGCTCCCTCTTCCTGCGGCTCGCCGCACTCGACGAGAACAGCCCGGAGCGCGCCTACGTCCGGGACACCCTCATCGAACTCAACCTCCCGCTGGTGCGCTACGCGGCGGCCCGCTTCCGCTCGCGCAACGAGCCGATGGAGGACATCGTCCAGGTCGGCACCATCGGCCTGATCAAGGCGATCGACCGCTTCGACTGCGAACGCGGCGTGGAGTTCCCGACGTTCGCGATGCCGACCGTCGTGGGCGAGATCAAGCGGTTCTTCCGCGACACCTCGTGGTCGGTGCGCGTCCCGCGCCGGCTCCAGGAGCTGCGGCTGGCGCTCACCAAGGCCAGCGACGAGCTCTCCCAGAAGCTGGACCGCTCCCCGACGGTGGCGGAACTCGCCTCCGTGCTGGGCGTGTCCGAGGAGGACGTCGTCGACGGCCTCGCGGTCGGCAACGCCTACACCGCCTCCTCGCTGGACTCCCCGGCCCCGGAGGACGACGGCGGCGAGGGCTCCCTCGCGGACCGCCTCGGCTACGAGGACACGGCCCTGGAGGGTGTGGAATACCGGGAGTCCCTGAAGCCGCTGCTGGCCAAACTCCCGCCCCGTGAGCGGCAGATCATCATGCTGCGCTTCTTCGCCAACATGACGCAGTCACAGATCGGCGAGGAGGTCGGCATCTCCCAGATGCACGTCTCGCGCCTGCTGACCCGCACACTGGCGCAACTGCGCGAGGGACTCATCTCGGACTGA
- a CDS encoding RNA polymerase sigma factor SigF, which translates to MTDGLINEEVALTVSASTAPPQEATQEAAPRSRGADTRALTQVLFGQLKELQPGTPEHSRVRTALIEANLPLVRYAAARFRSRNEPMEDVIQVGTIGLINAIDRFDPDRGVQFPTFAMPTVVGEIKRYFRDNVRTVHVPRRLHELWVQVNGATEDLTTAFGRTPTTAEIAERLRITEDEVLSCIEAGRSYHATSLEAAQEGDGLPGLLDRLGYEDPALDGVEHRDLVRHLLVQLPEREQRILLLRYYSNLTQSQISAELGVSQMHVSRLLARSFQRLRSANRIDA; encoded by the coding sequence TTGACGGATGGGTTGATCAACGAAGAGGTGGCGTTGACCGTGTCGGCCAGTACCGCGCCTCCCCAGGAGGCCACCCAGGAGGCCGCTCCACGCAGCCGCGGCGCCGACACCCGGGCGCTCACCCAGGTGCTCTTCGGCCAGTTGAAAGAGCTTCAGCCGGGCACACCGGAACACAGCCGGGTACGGACGGCGCTCATCGAGGCCAACCTCCCGCTCGTGCGCTACGCGGCCGCCCGCTTCCGTTCCCGCAACGAGCCGATGGAGGACGTGATCCAGGTCGGCACCATCGGGCTCATCAACGCGATCGACCGCTTCGACCCGGACCGGGGCGTGCAGTTCCCGACCTTCGCGATGCCGACCGTCGTCGGCGAGATCAAGCGGTACTTCCGCGACAACGTCCGCACGGTCCACGTCCCGCGTCGGCTGCACGAGCTGTGGGTGCAGGTCAACGGCGCGACGGAGGACCTGACGACCGCCTTCGGACGGACCCCGACGACCGCCGAGATCGCCGAGCGGCTGCGCATCACCGAGGACGAGGTGCTGTCCTGCATCGAGGCCGGACGGTCGTACCACGCCACCTCGCTCGAGGCGGCCCAGGAGGGCGACGGACTGCCGGGCCTGCTCGACCGGCTCGGCTACGAGGACCCGGCCCTGGACGGCGTGGAGCACCGCGACCTGGTCCGCCATCTGCTGGTCCAACTCCCGGAACGGGAACAGCGAATCCTGCTACTGCGCTACTACAGCAATCTCACCCAGTCGCAAATCAGCGCGGAACTCGGCGTCTCGCAGATGCACGTTTCGAGGCTACTCGCGCGTAGCTTCCAGCGGCTGCGATCCGCCAATCGGATCGACGCATAG
- a CDS encoding Dabb family protein: MIRHLVLFKLDEGVERDDPRVVAGVEAFRALEGKIPEIRFWELGWNLSDRPIAYDFAINSGFEDATALRTYVEHPEHQAGVALWKEFATWVIADYAY, encoded by the coding sequence ATGATCCGCCATCTCGTCCTCTTCAAGCTCGACGAGGGCGTCGAGCGCGACGACCCACGCGTGGTGGCGGGCGTCGAGGCCTTCCGCGCGCTGGAGGGCAAGATCCCCGAGATCCGCTTCTGGGAGCTGGGCTGGAACCTCAGCGACCGGCCCATCGCCTACGACTTCGCCATCAACTCCGGCTTCGAGGACGCGACCGCGCTGCGGACGTACGTCGAGCACCCGGAGCACCAGGCGGGCGTGGCGCTGTGGAAGGAGTTCGCCACCTGGGTGATCGCGGACTACGCGTACTGA
- the tadA gene encoding tRNA adenosine(34) deaminase TadA has translation MRLALEEAGKAGADVPVGAVVLSPDGTTVLAAGHNEREAGRDPTAHAEVLAIRRAAAELGEWRLTGCTLVVTLEPCTMCAGAIVQSRVDRVVYGARDEKAGAAGSVWDVVRDRRLNHRPEVIEGVLAEECAGLLTEFFRER, from the coding sequence ATGCGGCTCGCCCTGGAGGAGGCCGGCAAGGCGGGCGCGGACGTGCCGGTGGGCGCCGTCGTACTGTCCCCGGACGGTACGACCGTGCTCGCGGCCGGCCACAACGAACGTGAGGCCGGCCGCGATCCGACCGCGCACGCGGAGGTCCTCGCGATCAGGAGGGCGGCGGCGGAGCTCGGCGAGTGGCGGCTGACCGGCTGCACGCTCGTCGTCACGCTGGAGCCCTGCACGATGTGCGCGGGCGCGATCGTCCAGTCCCGGGTGGACCGGGTGGTCTACGGCGCCCGGGACGAGAAGGCGGGCGCGGCCGGTTCCGTGTGGGACGTCGTCCGCGACCGGCGCCTCAACCACCGGCCCGAAGTTATCGAAGGCGTCCTCGCGGAGGAGTGCGCCGGACTCCTCACGGAGTTCTTCCGCGAGCGCTGA
- a CDS encoding tRNA adenosine deaminase-associated protein, with protein sequence MYFAALLARTEDGWEASDTELDDVETLSDLADLAREAAAEDDTVLVLIEQEDAWFGVVRIDGEEDPRIYVSDAAAAARSSYGEILLTDELLGREPGDDDPDLDALDLDGTEDGEDEDDDDPAAEAGASGEIVPHGPVGDAQVLDDLGVSEKQLKSLSEDAVNEIAESLGASEVLETVR encoded by the coding sequence GTGTACTTCGCCGCACTGCTCGCGCGCACCGAAGACGGGTGGGAAGCGAGCGACACAGAGCTCGACGATGTGGAGACCCTGTCGGATCTGGCCGACCTCGCCCGGGAAGCCGCGGCCGAGGACGACACGGTGCTCGTACTGATCGAGCAGGAAGACGCTTGGTTCGGCGTCGTCCGCATCGACGGCGAGGAGGATCCTCGCATCTATGTCTCGGACGCCGCCGCCGCTGCCCGCAGCTCGTACGGCGAGATCCTGCTCACCGACGAACTGCTCGGAAGGGAGCCCGGCGACGACGACCCCGATCTCGACGCCCTCGACCTCGACGGCACCGAGGACGGTGAGGACGAGGACGACGACGACCCCGCCGCCGAGGCGGGCGCCTCCGGAGAGATCGTGCCGCACGGCCCGGTCGGGGACGCCCAGGTCCTCGACGACCTGGGCGTCAGCGAGAAGCAGCTGAAGTCCCTGTCGGAGGACGCCGTCAACGAGATCGCCGAGTCCCTGGGCGCCTCGGAGGTCCTGGAGACCGTCCGCTGA
- the upp gene encoding uracil phosphoribosyltransferase, which translates to MRLHVVDHPLVAHKLTALRDQRTDSATFRRLADELVTLLAYEATRDVRTEAVDIRTPVAPTTGVKLSYPRPLVVPILRAGLGMLDGMVRLLPTAEVGFLGMIRNEETLQATTYAARMPEDLSGRQVYVLDPMLATGGTLVAAIRELIKRGADDVTAVVLLAAPEGVEIMERELAGTPVTVVTAAVDDHLNEHGYIVPGLGDAGDRLYGAAE; encoded by the coding sequence ATGCGTCTCCACGTCGTCGACCATCCTCTGGTCGCCCACAAACTCACCGCGTTGCGCGACCAGCGCACCGACTCCGCGACCTTCCGTCGTCTCGCCGACGAGCTGGTCACCCTGCTCGCCTACGAGGCCACGCGCGACGTGCGCACCGAGGCGGTTGACATCCGCACGCCGGTCGCCCCCACGACCGGTGTGAAGCTGTCGTATCCGCGCCCGCTGGTCGTGCCGATCCTCCGTGCCGGGCTCGGCATGCTGGACGGCATGGTCCGTCTGCTGCCGACCGCAGAGGTGGGTTTCCTCGGCATGATCCGCAACGAGGAGACGCTGCAGGCCACCACGTACGCCGCGCGCATGCCGGAGGACCTCTCCGGGCGGCAGGTGTACGTCCTCGACCCGATGCTGGCGACCGGTGGCACCCTGGTCGCCGCGATCCGTGAGCTGATCAAGCGCGGTGCGGACGACGTGACGGCGGTGGTCCTGCTGGCCGCCCCGGAGGGTGTGGAGATCATGGAGCGCGAGCTGGCGGGGACTCCGGTCACGGTGGTCACGGCCGCGGTCGACGACCACCTCAACGAGCACGGCTACATCGTCCCGGGCCTCGGCGACGCGGGAGATCGCCTGTACGGCGCGGCCGAGTAG
- a CDS encoding LytR C-terminal domain-containing protein has product MSMLTPPGMGRKYRITGDKYPRMRRRRRRGRLVLGVVASVAALSLVGWGTLQLIDVFTGGGDEASAVGSKGDCTTKADASPSASAAPLPKPGQITVNVLNATARGGLAKKTADELKKRGFKIGDVGNATATYDKKVKGTGILLGPSSALKTSLPVLATQLGSAETRTDTRKGAEVDLIIGTGFKSLTSKAAADKALAALSAPEPTATASKKSC; this is encoded by the coding sequence ATGAGCATGCTGACGCCCCCCGGCATGGGCCGTAAGTACCGGATCACGGGCGACAAGTACCCCCGGATGCGTCGGCGCCGGCGGCGCGGCAGGCTCGTGCTCGGCGTGGTGGCCTCCGTGGCCGCGCTGAGCCTGGTCGGCTGGGGCACGCTCCAGCTCATCGACGTGTTCACGGGCGGCGGGGACGAGGCCTCCGCGGTCGGCTCCAAGGGCGACTGCACGACGAAGGCCGACGCGTCCCCCTCCGCCTCCGCGGCCCCTCTCCCCAAGCCGGGCCAGATCACCGTCAACGTCCTGAACGCCACGGCGCGCGGCGGGCTCGCCAAGAAGACGGCGGACGAGCTGAAGAAGCGGGGCTTCAAGATCGGCGACGTGGGCAACGCGACGGCGACCTACGACAAGAAGGTCAAGGGCACGGGGATACTGCTCGGTCCGTCGTCCGCCCTCAAGACCTCGCTGCCGGTCCTCGCGACACAGCTGGGCTCCGCCGAGACCCGCACGGACACGCGCAAGGGCGCCGAGGTCGACCTGATCATCGGGACGGGCTTCAAGAGCCTGACCAGCAAGGCGGCCGCAGACAAGGCACTGGCCGCCCTGAGCGCACCCGAGCCGACGGCCACGGCGTCGAAGAAGAGCTGCTGA
- a CDS encoding type II toxin-antitoxin system VapB family antitoxin yields the protein MIFKRIGNGRPYPDHGRESTRQWADVAPRPVRLDQLVTTKGQLDLETLLAEDSTFYGDLFAHVVKWQGDLYLEDGLHRAVRAALQQRQVLHARVLELD from the coding sequence GTGATCTTCAAGCGCATCGGAAACGGCCGGCCGTACCCCGACCACGGCCGGGAAAGCACCCGGCAGTGGGCGGACGTCGCACCGCGCCCGGTCCGCCTCGATCAGCTGGTGACGACCAAGGGCCAGCTCGACCTGGAAACCCTGCTCGCCGAGGACTCCACGTTCTACGGCGACCTGTTCGCGCACGTCGTGAAATGGCAGGGCGACCTGTATCTGGAGGACGGGCTGCACCGCGCGGTGCGGGCGGCGCTCCAGCAGCGACAGGTGCTGCACGCGCGCGTGCTCGAACTGGACTGA
- a CDS encoding helicase HerA-like domain-containing protein produces MSERKTPPEGARGAAAGTTDRSMPEAQSGSAALPREALKIASGYAFTGPALELGALLWDGVCLPDAQVRIPLPMLNRHGLVAGATGTGKTKTLQLIAEQLSAQGVPVFLADIKGDVSGISEPGVRNEKVQARAAEVHQAWAATGCPAEFYALGGIGHGIPVRATVTSFGPVLLSKVLQLNQTQEQSLGLIFHYADQKGLELVDLKDLRAVVAFLTSDEGKAELRNIGGLSTATAGVILRSLTAFEAQGMADFFGEPEFDTGELLRTEDDGRGLVSVLELAAVQDRPQLFSTFLMWLLADLFHDLPEVGDADKPKLVFFFDEAHLLFNGASKAFLESLTQTVRLIRSKAVGVFFVTQTPKDVPADVLAQLGNRVQHALRAFTPDDQRALKATVKTFPDSAYDLEELLTGLGTGEAVVTVLSEKGAPTPVAATRLRAPESLMGPVDAGVLDSAVKASPLYARYAQAVDRESAYEQLSSRGAKGPDEMKAAPTSRRKDPSVVEQVVGSGMFTSLTRSLGTQIGREITRSLFGTARRRR; encoded by the coding sequence ATGAGCGAGCGAAAGACCCCGCCGGAGGGCGCCAGGGGGGCCGCGGCGGGAACCACCGACCGGTCCATGCCGGAGGCACAGTCCGGCTCCGCTGCTCTGCCCCGGGAGGCCCTGAAGATCGCCTCCGGCTACGCCTTCACCGGCCCCGCCCTCGAGCTGGGCGCGCTGCTGTGGGACGGCGTCTGTCTGCCGGACGCGCAGGTCAGGATCCCGCTGCCGATGCTCAACCGGCACGGGCTCGTCGCCGGTGCCACCGGCACCGGCAAGACCAAGACGCTCCAGCTCATCGCCGAGCAGCTGTCGGCCCAGGGGGTTCCGGTCTTCCTCGCCGACATCAAGGGCGATGTCTCGGGGATCTCCGAGCCGGGTGTGCGCAACGAGAAGGTGCAGGCCAGGGCTGCGGAAGTGCATCAGGCGTGGGCCGCCACCGGGTGTCCCGCCGAGTTCTACGCCCTCGGCGGCATCGGCCACGGCATCCCCGTCCGGGCCACCGTCACCAGTTTCGGGCCGGTGCTGCTGTCCAAGGTGCTCCAGCTCAACCAGACCCAGGAGCAGTCCCTCGGCCTGATCTTCCACTACGCCGACCAGAAGGGGCTCGAACTCGTCGACCTCAAGGATCTCAGGGCCGTCGTCGCCTTCCTGACCTCCGACGAGGGCAAGGCCGAGTTGAGGAACATCGGTGGCCTCAGCACGGCCACGGCCGGGGTGATCCTCAGGTCCCTCACCGCTTTCGAGGCGCAGGGCATGGCCGACTTCTTCGGGGAGCCGGAGTTCGACACAGGTGAGCTGCTCCGGACGGAGGACGACGGGCGCGGGCTGGTGTCCGTGCTGGAGCTGGCCGCCGTACAGGACCGGCCGCAGCTCTTCTCGACCTTCCTGATGTGGCTGCTCGCCGATCTGTTCCACGATCTGCCGGAGGTCGGTGACGCCGACAAGCCGAAGCTCGTCTTCTTCTTCGACGAGGCGCATCTGCTCTTCAACGGGGCCTCGAAGGCCTTCCTCGAGTCCCTCACGCAGACCGTCCGGCTGATTCGCTCGAAAGCGGTCGGCGTCTTCTTCGTCACGCAGACCCCGAAGGACGTACCCGCCGACGTCCTCGCCCAGCTCGGCAACCGGGTCCAGCACGCGCTGCGGGCCTTCACCCCCGACGACCAAAGGGCGTTGAAGGCGACCGTGAAGACCTTCCCCGACTCCGCGTACGACCTGGAGGAGCTGCTCACCGGTCTCGGGACGGGGGAGGCCGTGGTGACGGTGCTGAGCGAGAAGGGGGCTCCCACTCCCGTCGCCGCGACCCGCCTGCGCGCTCCCGAGTCCCTGATGGGCCCTGTCGACGCCGGTGTGCTGGACTCGGCGGTCAAGGCCTCGCCGCTGTACGCGCGTTACGCACAGGCTGTGGACAGGGAGTCGGCGTACGAGCAGCTCAGCTCGCGTGGCGCCAAGGGCCCGGACGAGATGAAGGCCGCGCCCACGTCCCGTCGGAAAGACCCCTCCGTCGTCGAACAGGTCGTCGGCAGTGGGATGTTCACGTCGCTCACGCGGTCGCTGGGCACGCAGATCGGGCGTGAGATCACCCGCTCGCTCTTCGGTACGGCCCGGAGGAGGCGGTAG
- a CDS encoding HdeD family acid-resistance protein, which translates to MTEFDDRFDDRKVHAGRPPGVSPHAPEPPFEGPLHALAKAAWQVVLLTGVASLVLGVLVLVWPDATLLAVGVLFAVYLLISGVFQLVAAFGTHTTTALRVLAFISGALSILLGLFCLRGPMRSILLLALWIGIGWLIRGITQALAAASDRSMPARGWQIFLGALTFAAGIVLIDSPFESVAVLTLVGGIWLVVVGAVEIITALSIRTRAREVPRAV; encoded by the coding sequence ATGACCGAGTTCGACGACCGCTTCGACGACCGCAAGGTCCACGCGGGCCGCCCGCCGGGCGTCTCGCCGCACGCACCCGAACCGCCCTTCGAGGGGCCCCTGCACGCCCTCGCGAAGGCCGCCTGGCAGGTCGTCCTGCTCACCGGTGTCGCCTCCCTGGTCCTGGGCGTCCTGGTCCTGGTCTGGCCCGACGCCACTCTGCTCGCGGTCGGTGTCCTCTTCGCCGTCTACCTCCTGATCAGCGGTGTCTTCCAGCTGGTCGCGGCCTTCGGCACCCACACGACGACGGCGCTGCGCGTCCTGGCCTTCATCAGCGGCGCGCTCTCCATCCTCCTGGGCCTGTTCTGTCTGCGCGGCCCGATGCGGTCGATCCTGCTGCTCGCCCTGTGGATCGGCATCGGCTGGCTGATCCGCGGCATCACCCAGGCCCTGGCCGCCGCGTCCGACCGGTCGATGCCGGCCCGCGGCTGGCAGATCTTCCTCGGCGCGCTCACCTTCGCCGCCGGGATCGTCCTGATCGACTCCCCCTTCGAATCGGTCGCCGTACTCACCCTGGTCGGCGGCATCTGGCTGGTCGTCGTCGGCGCCGTGGAGATCATCACCGCGCTCAGCATCCGCACCCGGGCCCGGGAAGTACCGCGCGCGGTGTGA
- a CDS encoding HhH-GPD-type base excision DNA repair protein, with the protein MDVTLHLAQDPEADALLGRSPLAALVGMLLDQQVPMEWAFKGPRTIADRLGANDLDAHEIAAQDPEAFAALLSEKPAVHRYPGSMAKRIQQLCQYLVEHYDGQAELVWKGVADGRELLRRLEELPGFGKQKAQIFLALLGKQLGVEPKGWREAAGAYGEPKSFRSVADITGPESLTKVRAHKQEMKAAAKAAKKS; encoded by the coding sequence ATGGACGTCACCCTTCACCTCGCCCAGGACCCCGAGGCCGACGCACTCCTCGGCCGCTCCCCGCTCGCCGCGCTGGTCGGGATGCTGCTGGACCAGCAGGTACCGATGGAGTGGGCGTTCAAGGGCCCCCGCACCATCGCGGACCGCCTCGGCGCGAACGACCTCGACGCGCACGAGATCGCCGCCCAGGACCCGGAGGCCTTCGCCGCGCTGCTCTCCGAGAAGCCGGCCGTGCACCGCTATCCCGGCTCGATGGCCAAGCGGATCCAGCAGTTGTGCCAGTACCTGGTCGAGCACTACGACGGTCAGGCCGAGCTGGTGTGGAAGGGCGTGGCCGACGGCCGCGAACTGCTGCGCCGGCTGGAGGAGCTGCCGGGGTTCGGGAAGCAGAAGGCGCAGATCTTCCTGGCGTTGCTGGGCAAGCAGCTCGGCGTTGAGCCGAAGGGCTGGCGCGAGGCCGCGGGCGCGTACGGCGAGCCGAAGTCCTTCCGGTCCGTCGCCGACATCACCGGCCCCGAGTCGCTGACCAAGGTCCGGGCGCACAAGCAGGAGATGAAGGCGGCGGCGAAGGCGGCCAAGAAGTCCTAG
- a CDS encoding siderophore-interacting protein produces the protein MGQGHGWEGAVLRLLRAKDFVFTVTGAEDVTGTYRRVHLTDGGMLAVTGVHPTMWVRLWFSSAGKPHQRAYTLVDPDPAAGTLTLEFALHDGVASDWARTAKPGDTVEATVHGTGFERPDPEPTHVFAIGDPASLPALNSLLGALDSSPATVWFEGGDEDLPFRTDPSRHEVRRVLRLDSGAHLVTQVKADLPGLLNSHPDAYVWIACDTATTRALSSYVRKDLGVPKERVNALGYWREQSAGSR, from the coding sequence ATGGGGCAGGGGCACGGCTGGGAGGGAGCGGTCCTGCGACTGCTGCGCGCGAAGGACTTCGTGTTCACCGTGACGGGCGCCGAGGACGTCACCGGGACGTACCGGCGGGTGCACCTCACCGACGGCGGGATGCTGGCGGTCACCGGCGTCCACCCGACGATGTGGGTGCGCCTGTGGTTCTCCAGCGCGGGCAAACCGCACCAGCGCGCGTACACCCTGGTCGACCCGGACCCCGCGGCAGGCACCCTCACCCTGGAGTTCGCGCTGCACGACGGCGTGGCCAGCGACTGGGCCCGGACGGCGAAGCCCGGCGACACCGTCGAGGCCACCGTCCACGGAACCGGCTTCGAGCGCCCCGACCCCGAGCCCACCCATGTCTTCGCCATCGGCGACCCGGCCTCCCTGCCCGCCCTCAACTCCCTCCTCGGCGCCCTGGACTCCTCCCCCGCGACCGTCTGGTTCGAGGGCGGCGACGAGGACCTCCCCTTCCGCACCGACCCGTCCCGCCACGAGGTCCGCCGGGTCCTCCGCCTCGACTCCGGCGCGCATCTGGTCACCCAGGTGAAGGCGGACCTGCCCGGTCTGCTGAACAGCCACCCGGACGCGTATGTGTGGATCGCCTGCGACACGGCGACGACCAGGGCGCTGTCGTCGTACGTCCGCAAGGACCTCGGCGTTCCCAAGGAGCGGGTGAACGCGCTCGGCTACTGGAGGGAACAGTCCGCCGGCTCCCGGTAG